In Candidatus Atribacteria bacterium ADurb.Bin276, one DNA window encodes the following:
- the dppA_4 gene encoding Periplasmic dipeptide transport protein precursor: MKKWMMWGTIFMLVVGLIGFASAQGRCVQVGGTLIHGSAGDASRLDPADVTDGISISMTDNIFEGLVRYKPGTSEVEPALAESWEISPDGLSFTFHLRKGVKFHDGTDFNADAVVYSLKRQFDPDHPFFKNGEWAYWQWMFTDVKDVVKVDDYTAQIILSNPNSTIMTSLAMFTASMVSPAAGEKYGADFFKNPVGTGPFKFVEWVKDDHLTLEVNLDYWGGRAYVDKLIFRSIPDPSVRLIELEKGSIDSMEYPNADDLERIKNNPNLYIQEAPGLNVGYLAMNMGEDTPGFEKPFGDVRVRKAIAHAINKPEIVEYLFQGTALLAKNPIPPIMWGYNDTIEDYEYNPEKAIELLKEAGYPNGFETTFWVMPVSRPYMFDPPKIAEAIQADLEAVGIKANIYSVEWGTYLQETEAGKHPMCMLGWTGDNGDPDNFIYVLLDKDAAIVGSAGNVAFYRNDELHDILIKAQRTYDIAERTALYEKAQEIIHADVPWVPIAHAKVFMVFKKNVRGFVMYPTERKFFNTVSIEQE, from the coding sequence ATGAAAAAATGGATGATGTGGGGAACAATATTTATGTTAGTCGTTGGTTTAATTGGTTTTGCCTCGGCACAAGGAAGATGTGTACAAGTGGGGGGAACTCTTATTCATGGAAGCGCAGGTGACGCATCTCGATTGGATCCTGCCGATGTCACAGACGGGATTTCTATTTCAATGACCGATAACATTTTTGAAGGCTTAGTCCGTTATAAACCAGGGACTTCCGAAGTCGAACCAGCTTTAGCCGAATCCTGGGAAATTTCTCCCGATGGATTATCTTTTACGTTCCATCTTCGAAAAGGTGTCAAATTCCATGATGGAACCGACTTCAATGCAGATGCAGTTGTTTATTCTCTAAAGAGACAATTTGATCCTGACCATCCTTTCTTTAAAAATGGGGAATGGGCCTATTGGCAGTGGATGTTTACCGACGTCAAGGATGTGGTAAAAGTCGACGATTATACAGCGCAAATTATCCTCAGTAATCCTAATTCTACTATCATGACTAGCCTCGCTATGTTTACCGCATCTATGGTGAGTCCAGCTGCTGGCGAAAAGTATGGAGCTGACTTCTTTAAAAATCCAGTTGGTACTGGACCCTTTAAATTTGTCGAATGGGTAAAAGATGACCACCTCACCTTGGAAGTTAATCTCGACTACTGGGGTGGACGGGCATATGTCGATAAACTGATCTTCCGGTCCATACCCGATCCTTCAGTTCGACTTATCGAGCTGGAAAAAGGGTCTATCGATAGTATGGAATATCCAAATGCTGATGATTTGGAACGGATTAAAAATAATCCCAATCTCTATATTCAGGAAGCCCCGGGATTAAATGTTGGGTACTTAGCCATGAATATGGGTGAAGATACACCCGGATTTGAGAAACCTTTTGGCGATGTTCGAGTCAGAAAAGCCATCGCCCATGCTATTAATAAACCAGAAATTGTTGAATATCTTTTCCAGGGAACAGCACTTCTGGCAAAGAATCCTATTCCACCGATTATGTGGGGCTACAATGATACCATTGAAGATTATGAATATAATCCCGAAAAAGCCATCGAGCTCCTGAAAGAAGCTGGTTATCCCAATGGTTTTGAAACTACCTTCTGGGTCATGCCAGTTTCTCGCCCCTATATGTTCGATCCTCCCAAAATTGCCGAAGCTATTCAAGCTGACTTGGAAGCAGTTGGGATTAAAGCCAACATCTACTCGGTTGAATGGGGAACCTATCTTCAGGAAACCGAAGCTGGAAAGCATCCTATGTGCATGTTAGGGTGGACAGGAGATAATGGCGATCCAGATAACTTCATCTATGTACTGCTTGATAAAGATGCCGCTATCGTAGGAAGCGCAGGAAATGTTGCTTTTTATCGCAATGATGAATTACACGACATTCTAATTAAAGCTCAGCGTACCTATGATATTGCTGAACGTACTGCTCTTTATGAAAAAGCCCAGGAAATCATTCATGCCGATGTTCCTTGGGTACCAATCGCTCATGCCAAAGTATTCATGGTTTTCAAGAAAAACGTCCGTGGGTTTGTGATGTATCCCACCGAACGAAAGTTCTTTAATACGGTTTCAATTGAGCAAGAGTAA
- the rbsB_4 gene encoding D-ribose-binding periplasmic protein precursor has protein sequence MKKSFIFILLVGILVFTFVVGVGAQEKKLKFAWCPTIEDPFYRMIGKGIADKCEELGIDLFVTEYLKSWGAEIQVPVLEATAARGDIDLLITGPAAKDSLIAPLKKIYDSGIEVLTVDTYLGDGDYSKESDYSFPLSFIGTDNFQGGVEVGKHLAEMIGGKGKVFVSTTNPDVSSVVERVEGFKKGISDYPDIELVGVEYNLDNQEKAQQQTAAALQANPDIVGVFGTNLFSARGSYQAVVNAGLTGAVKIASWDATVDLINALKEGQVDLVLAQNPYAMGQLAVEWGYKFFTEDAEVPKKLNPEFFFFTHENVNLPESQRYIYQ, from the coding sequence ATGAAAAAGTCATTCATTTTTATTCTTTTAGTAGGAATTCTGGTTTTTACTTTTGTCGTAGGAGTGGGAGCACAAGAAAAGAAGTTGAAATTTGCCTGGTGTCCAACTATTGAAGATCCATTTTATAGAATGATCGGCAAAGGAATTGCCGACAAATGTGAGGAATTAGGTATTGATCTCTTTGTTACTGAATATTTAAAGTCCTGGGGTGCTGAAATCCAGGTTCCAGTTTTGGAAGCCACCGCTGCCCGGGGAGATATTGACCTGCTCATTACCGGTCCTGCTGCTAAAGACTCGTTGATTGCTCCATTAAAGAAAATTTATGACAGTGGTATAGAAGTCCTCACCGTTGATACCTATCTTGGTGATGGAGATTATTCCAAAGAGAGCGATTATTCCTTCCCACTTTCTTTCATTGGAACTGATAACTTCCAGGGTGGAGTTGAAGTCGGAAAACACCTTGCGGAAATGATCGGAGGTAAGGGAAAGGTATTTGTTTCAACCACCAATCCTGATGTATCCAGCGTTGTGGAACGAGTAGAAGGTTTTAAAAAAGGTATTTCTGATTATCCGGATATTGAATTGGTTGGAGTAGAATACAACCTGGATAATCAGGAAAAAGCCCAGCAACAAACTGCCGCAGCTCTCCAGGCCAATCCCGATATCGTTGGTGTGTTTGGTACCAACCTCTTTAGTGCTCGTGGTTCCTACCAGGCAGTGGTTAACGCTGGTTTGACTGGAGCGGTTAAAATTGCTTCTTGGGATGCCACTGTAGACTTGATCAATGCTTTAAAAGAAGGCCAAGTTGACCTGGTCTTAGCTCAAAATCCATATGCTATGGGCCAATTGGCTGTTGAATGGGGTTACAAATTCTTCACTGAAGACGCTGAGGTTCCCAAGAAACTCAACCCTGAATTTTTCTTCTTTACCCATGAAAACGTTAATTTACCGGAATCTCAGAGATATATCTATCAATAA